DNA from Orbaceae bacterium lpD01:
ATGCACCTCATCAGGCAAACCGGTTATCGACGTTAAGCAGTTACGCAAACCCGCACTCATTACCTCAATTAGTACCAATATTGCGCAGGCACATGAAATAGATCCGGCCCTCTTATCAACACTCGATGTGTATTGCGACGATAAAAAAACTACCCCACACAGTGCCGGAGAAATGGTCTTAGCTGCGCAGCAGCATCAATGGTCAGCGGATAAGATTGTCGGGGATTTAGCGGATTTATGTTGTCATCAATGTCCTGAGCCAAGCTATCAAAAATCGGTTTTCTTCCGTTCGATTGGTTTAGGGATTGAAGATATCGCGATTGCTTATGCTATCTATCAGCAAATATAAACTCAATAACTAGGTTAAGATCGCTCTAATTAAGCAATAAAATAGCGAGATAAAAAATGGCCTTAAGCCATTTATTTTTGGGCATAAAGAACAAGAGAATAAGATTATGAAAATTGATGTATTTGGTGTTGAACGTTGGATGGATATCTATGAGAACCACTGTCAGTACAACTTGGCAGAAACCTGTGTCGAATCCTTAACCATCACACAATTAATGGCCTTAACCAACAAAACCGAGCAGCAGCTCTTAGCCGATTTAATGCCACTAAAACTCACTTACGGCGCGATTACTGGTTCGGTGCGCTTAAGAACCAATGTCGCTAAATTATATGAGAAACAAGATAAAGACAATGTGCTCATTACACATGGTGCGATTGGTGCTAATGCACTGATCTATGAAACACTGGTTGAACCGGGCGATCATGTTATCGCCGTGCTACCGACTTATCAACAGCATCAGTCGATACCCAAAAGCTATGGCGCCAAAGTTGATTTGTTGAGACTTCGTCCAGAGAATCAATTTTTACCTGATCTCAACGAGCTCAAACAACTGATCACACCAAAAACGAAATTGATCGCACTAAACAATCCCAATAATCCCTCCGGATCATTGATGGATAAAGCCTTTCTCAACCAAATTATTGAGATTGCCAAAAGTATTGACGCCTACATTTTATGCGATGAAGTCTATCGTGGCTTAGATGAAGAAGGTAATGGTTTTACCGCTTCAATCGTTGACTTATATGAAAAAGGTATCAGCACGGGTAGTATGTCAAAAGCCTACTCACTAGCGGGACTACGCTTAGGTTGGATTGTCTCTAATATTCCCTCACTGATCGAGGCCGTGATTACCCATCGTGACTATAATACGATTAGTGTCGGTATGCTCGATGACTATTTTGCCGCCTTAGCACTGGAAGCCATCGATAAGCTGCTCGAACGTAATCACCACATTACCCGTAGTAATCGCCAAATCTTAGATGAATGGGTTAACAATGAACCGGCGATCTCTTATGTTAAACCCAAATCCGGCACAACAGCTTTACTAAAATACGCCTTCGATATGCCATCATGGGATTTTTGTGTCCAGCTATTAGAACAAACCGGCGTCATGTTATGCCCGGGCAGTGTACTTGAGATGGAAGGATTTGTTCGTATCGGTTATGCTAATAATCCACAAGTTCTCAAACAGGGTTTGCGTAAAATGTCTGAATTTTTAAGAACATTAAGTGAGAAGCAGCTTTAATACGCTCACATGATTGAATAAAAGAGGTTAAGTTTGGAAAATCGACAAAACAATATCGTGTTGACGGCAACCGATATCCATAAAAAATTTGGTGACCAGGAAGTCCTTAAAGGTATCAACATGGTTGCCCATAGTCATGATGTCGTCAGTATTATTGGTTCGAGTGGTTCGGGTAAAAGTACCTTTTTACGTTGTTTGAATTTATTAGAAACTCCAGATCAAGGCCGCCTTAAAATCTATGATCAAGAGGTGGTGTTTAATGGCCAGAAATCGGTTCAGCATAGTAAACAGCTAATTGATATTCGCAAACAAGTCAGCATGGTGTTTCAAAGTTTTAACCTTTGGAATCATATGTCCATTTTAGATAATGTGATAATTGCACCAATGAAGGTATTGGGTATCTCGAAAAAAGAAGCGATTGACCGCGCTGAGTTATATCTCAATAAAGTCGGCATCTATCACAAGCGCGATGCTTATCCTGCCATGTTATCTGGCGGCCAACAGCAGCGCTGCGCGATTGCCAGAGCGCTGGCGATGGAGCCACAGATATTACTCTTTGATGAACCCACCTCGGCACTGGATCCAGAGCTGGTTGGTGAAGTATTAAAAATTATTCAGTTACTGGCTGAAGAGGGACGCACAATGGTGCTTGTCACGCATGAAATCGCCTTTGCGCGTGAAATATCTAGTCAGGTGATGTTTATCCACCAAGGGCTCGTGGAAGAACGCGGCACCTCAGAACAGGTCTTTGGCAATCCACAATCAGCGCGTTGCCAACAATTTTTACACAGCGTTTTATAACTTATAATTATTAAAAGGGAAATGGATGAAAAAGTTATTTTATTGTTACTGCGCAGTGCTCATTTCAACATTATCATTTAATGTTCTGGCGGTGAATAAACCCTTACGTATCGGCACGGAGTGTACCTATCAACCCTTTACTTATCGTGATGCGCAAGGCAATATACAAGGCTTTGATGTCGATATCGCCAAAGAAGTGGCCAACCGGATTGGTCGTACGCCGGAATTTATCTGTAACCCATTCGCCAGTTCGATTCCCGCATTACAAGCGAGAAAATTTGATGTGTTATTTACCGCATTATCAGTCACTGATGAGCGCTTAAAAACCGTTAATTTTAGTGTACCTTATCGCTCCTCCACCGCCCGTTTTGTTGGCCCGACATCACTAAAAATTGCGCTATTTGATAAAGAGGGTCAACCCAATCCTACTGCCTTAAAAGGGAAAGTGGTCGGTTTACAGCGCTCTTCAACCTATGATCGCTATGTAAAAGAGAATTTCCCTGGTGTTGAAGTGCGTCGTTACGATACCGTGAATAATATGATTTTAGATCTCAAAGCCGAGCGGGTTGATCTTGTCATTGGTGGGCCGGTTAATTTATGGTCGACGCTATTAGAAAATGATAAAGATAAAGCGTATCAATTTATGGGACCTGAGATCGATAAACCTGAGTATTTCGGCATTGGTATTGCCGCTGCAATGCGTAAAAATGATACCGAGCTCCTCGATCAGGTTAATACAGCTTTAAATTCGATGTATCAAGATGGCACCTTTAAAGCCATTAATCAAAAATATTGGTCATTCACCGTATTACCCTCAGTTTGGCAATAATTATTTAGCCCTTATTGCCAGTCAGCCTTAAGGGATTAAACTCGATTTGCGGAGTATCACATGTCATTATTTTTGGGATGGGAAAGCCAGCTTGCTAAAGGTGTTGTCATGACACTGACAGCTGCCCTTATTTCACTATTTTTTGGGTTATTTATTGGTGTTGGCGTGGCCAGTGCCAAACAATCAAAATCTACCCTGCTTAAATTTATAGGTAACAGTTACACCACCATTATTCGTGGTACACCAGAACTGCTGATTATCTTTTTTATCTATTTCGGTAGTACACAGCTGATCAGTTTACTGGCCAGCGAAAATGACTATATCGAAATTCCAACGCTCGTGACCTGTGTATTTGCCCTCAGTATTATTTTTGGTGGTTATGCGGCAGAATCGATTCGTGGTGCAATGCTGGCTTTACCGAAAGGGCAAATTGAAGCGGCGTACGCCTTTGGTTTTTCACGGCTAAACTGTTTCTTATTTATCAAATTACCCCTTATTTGGCGATATGCATTGCCGGCACTGGGTAATAACTGGCTCTCACTCATCAAATCGACCTCATTAATTTCCCTGGTCGGATTAGAAGAGCTGATGCGCGTCAGCTATATTGCCGCCAGCGATACTGGCCACTATTTCCGATTTTATATTATTGCAGCAGCCACTTATTTGATTTTAACGCTCATTAATGTGTTGATTCTGGAACATTTAGAACGCCGTACGCGTCGTAGTGAAAAGGTGGCTTTATAATGGATTTTCAACTTATTTTAGACAGTTTTCCCGATTTACTTAAAGGGCTGGTCGTCACCTTAGAGTTACTACTTTGCTCACTAATTATCGGACTGATGATTGCGATCCCCGTGGCGATTGCCTGGGTCGAAGGTAATAAACCGGTTAGATTTTTTGCCCATTTTTATGTGACTTTTTTTCGAGGAACACCATTACTGGTGCAAATATTTCTGATCTATTACGGACTCGGGCAATTAGAGAGTATTCGTGAAAGTTTTTTATGGCCGCTCTTTAAAGAGCCGTTTTTTTGCGCAGTATTAGCTTTAAGTTTAAATACTTCATCTTATACGGCGAATATTATCCGGGGTGCGATAAAAGCGGTACCTCACGGCGAGATTGAGGCCGGTTATGCTTTTGGTATGACAAAGTTCCAGCGTTATCAAACGATTATCTTGCCACAGGCTTTTAAGTTAGTGCTGCCGGCTTATAGTAATGAGATCATTATTATTCTCAAAGCCACCTCACTGGCCAGTACGATTACCATTATGGATCTTACTGGTGTCGCCAGTGATATTGTTTCCAATACCTATCGTCCCTACGAGATATTTATTTCTGCCGCTATTCTCTATATCGCGATGACGTTTATTTTAACGCGCCTGTTTCGCATTCTAGAAATAAAAATGAACAAACAAATAATTGAATGGTAATTTCAGACATCATCATGAGGTGTAAATTGAGCTCACTTTTTTTATCCAATGATCAGAAAAATCAGCTGCTGGCTTTTGCCAATCAGCTAGCCGATCACAGCCGTAAAATCATTCTGGACGCACTCGCCAATCCGATTAATTTTGAAACAAAAACTGACCTAAGCCCGGTCACGATTATCGATCAAAATGTTGAATATGCCCTGCGTGAACTGATCCATGCCCATTATCCTGAACACGGCATTTTAGGTGAGGAGTATGCCAGTGAAAAACTCGATGCTGATTATGTATGGGTTATCGATCCTATCGATGGCACAAAAGCCTTTATCACCGGTATGCCAATCTACGGCACTTTAATTTCACTGACCTATCAAGGCACCCCTTTCTTAGGAATTATTGATCATCCGGTGACCAATGAACGTTGGGTTGGTTTTGAAGGTCAGCAAACCACCTATAACGGTAAACCGATTCAGGTGCGTCAATGCTTAGCACTGGCGCAAGCGATTGTGTCGATCGGTAATCCAGAGTCTCTGAGTGAAGGGGAATCAGCTGCTTTTAAACAACTGCGCAAAGAGACCAAATGGGGAATTTATGGCGGTAACTGTTATATCTATGGTCGCTTAGCGATGGGACAAGCAGATATTAGTGTTGATAGTGGTCTTGATCCCTTTGATTACTGCGCATTAGATGTGGTTGTCCGCAACGCCGGTGGGTTTATGAGTGACTGGGAGGGTCAGCGCCTGACGATTCATTCTGGCCATCGTGTGGTTGCTTGTGGTGATAAAGCCATACATGCCCAAGCCGTCAAAATACTGACTAATGCTTAATCAGAAAAAATAAAAAAGCAGTGATAATTCACTGCTTTTTTTATCTTTTTATGTCGAAACTAATGCCGTATTATGCGTGGCACTTTTGCTTAAGCATCGCAATGATTTCATCAATATTAATCAAGGTTTTTTCGCTATCGCTACGGTATTTATATTCCACCATATTATTATCTAAGTTACGATCACCAATGACAATTGTATGTGGAATACCAATCAATTCCGCGTCAGCAAACATCACGCCTGGACGCTCTTTACGATCATCAAATAAGACATCAATCCCGGCAGCTTGCAGTGCGGCATAAATTTTTTCAGCCGTATCTTGCACGCGATAAGATTTATGCATATTCATCGGTACAATCACCACGCTAAACGGCGCAATCGCTTCTGGCCAGATAATGCCGTACTCATCGTAATTCTGCTCAATTGACGCAGCGACAATACGACTCACACCAATACCGTAACAGCCCATCTGCATCACGTGATTTTGACCATCTTCACCTTGTACGGTCGCTTTCATCGCTTCTGAGTATTTAGAACCTAGCTGGAAGATATGGCCAACTTCAATACCGCGTTTAATCTGTAAAGTACCTTTTCCGTCTGGACTGATATCACCTTCAACGACATTACGAATGTCCGCAATCGCCGGTAATGCTACGTCACGTTCCCAGTTAATATTAAAATAGTGCTTACCGTCGATATTGGCGCCAGCGCCAAAATCACTCATCACAGAGACGGCGCGATCAATCACAAGTGGTAATGATAAATTAACCGGACCTAATGAACCCGGACCCGCACCAATTGCAGCCCGGATATCCTCTTCTGAAGCAAACTCAAATGGCGAAGCAACGATATCAATTTTTTCCGCTTTCACTTCATTCAACGTGTGATCACCACGAATTAACAGCGCAACCAGTTTATGACCACTCCCTTCCGCCGCTTTCACTATCAGTGTTTTAACGGTTTTTTCAATCGGTAGCTGAAACTGCTCAACCAGTTCATGAATTGTTTTGGCTTGTGGTGTATCGATTAAAACCATCTCTTTAGTAGCTGCAGGGCGAATCATCGATGGCATTACGGCTTCAGCTAATTCGATATTAGCCGCATAATCGGTATCTGTTGAAAAAACGATATCATCTTCACCACTTTCTGCTAAAACCTGAAATTCGTGTGAAGAGCTGCCGCCAATCGATCCGGTATCCGCTTGCACCGCACGGAAATTTAAACCAATACGCGTGAAGATATTACTGTAAGCTTGAAACATATCATCATAGGTTTTTTGCAGTGATTCACGTGTTGAATGGAAAGAGTAGGCATCTTTCATAATGAATTCACGCGCGCGCATCACACCGAAACGCGGTCTGACTTCATCACGGAATTTGGTTTGAATTTGATATAAATTAAGCGGTAGCTGCTTATATGAGCTCACTTCATTACGCACTAAATCAGTTATCACTTCCTCGTGCGTCGGTCCTAAAACAAAAGCGCGATCGCCACGATCTTTAATCCGCAGTAATTCTGGGCCATACTGTTCCCAACGACCACTTTCCAGCCAGATATCAGCAGGTTGAACAACCGGCATCAATACTTCTAAAGCACCGGCTTTATTCATCTCATCGCGCACAATATGTTCGACTTTTTTCAGTACGCGTAATCCCGTCGGTAACCAGGTATATAAACCTGAAGCAAGTTTGCGAATTAATCCCGCTCTAAGCATGAGTTTATGGCTAATGACTTCAGCGTCGGCTGGTGTCTCTTTTAAGGTTGAGAGAAGATATTGACTTGTACGCATAATCTATTCCAATGTTATATTTTTGAATTCAAAAAATAGTCATTAGTTTAGCAGGCAAAAGGCTAACTCAAAAGGGATTTTAATCAAGAATTTTCATCGGTATCACCGGGCTTGTTTATAATAGCTCACCGATAAAATTCATCGTGATCAATAAATTTTCATGATAAAACAAGCTATTTTACCGCTATTGAAAATAGCTGCATTCGTCCTCATTTACTAAAATAAGTGTTTCAACCAGAGATAAATAGTGACATGGAACAATCTGCTGAGCAAACCCGATTAGATAAATGGCTATGGGCGGCGCGTTTTTATAAAACCCGATCGCTAGCCAGACAAATGATCGAAGGCGGTAAAGTACATTATAATGGCCAACGCAGTAAACCCAGTAAAATAGTCGAGGTTGGCGCATTAATTAAATTACATCAGGGAAGTGATGAAAAAGAGCTGGTGGTACTGGGTCTGTTATCACAAAGAAGAGGTGCCGATGAAGCACAAAATCTCTACCAAGAGACACCTGAGAGTATGGCTAAACGAGAAAAAATTGCTGAATCTCGAAAACTCGGTGCACTGACGATGCCACATCCGGATCGTCGCCCTGATAAAAAAGAACGCAGACATTTAATTAAATTTAAATATGGTGAGTAATCGATTCGCCAGGAGAATATATGAATACCCAATTAGTCTCTCAACACGATAAATTAAGCCGTTTCTTATTTGAAGAGGTTTCAGTGCGGGGTGAGTTAGTGAGTTTGAATAAAACCTATCAAGCTATTTTAGACAATCATGACTACCCACAACCGATTAAAATGTTGCTGGGTGAATTATTAGTGGCAACCAGCTTATTAACCGCCACCCTGAAATTTGAAGGTGATATCACTATCCAGTTACAGGGTGATGGCCCCTTAAATCTAGCGGTTATCAATGGCAATAACCATCAGCAGATGCGCGGAGTCGCTCGCGTTAACGGAGAAATCGCTGAAAATAGCAGTCTGAAAGAGATGATCGGTAATGGCTATATAGTGATTACCATCTCGCCGAAACAGGGTGAACGTTATCAAGGTATTGTTGGCCTAGAGAGCGAGACGCTAACCGGTTGTATCGAAAATTATTTCATGCAATCAGAGCAGCTACCGACAAAATTATTTATTCATGTGGGAGAGCAGCAAGGCAGTATGATGGCAGCAGGTATGCTATTACAAGTTCTGCCAGCTGAAGATAGGCAAGAAGACGCTTTTGAGCATCTCATCACCTTAACTGAAACGGTTAAGTCTGAAGAACTGTTTACGCTATCGGCAGAAGAGGTGCTTTACCGACTCTATCATCAAGAACACGTCCGACTCTTTGATGATCAACCTGTCGAATTTAAATGTAGCTGTTCACGTGAACGCTGTGAAGCGTCATTAATGACACTGCCCGCGGCGGAAATTGATCAGATCTTAGCTGAAGATGGCAACATTGATATGCATTGTGACTACTGTAACAATCACTATATCTTTGATCAGATGGATATTGCAGAGCTGCGCCAGACAAGTCATTCAGAGACAGTACATTAATCACAATAGGATGGCGTTATTATCCATATCGCCATCCTGTTTGTTTTAACAAAAAACAGATTAAACAAAATAGCCTATCGCGACAATCACGATAACCGAAAAAATACCGGCGATAATATCATCAAGCATGATACCAACCCCGCCTTTAATTTTTTGGTCAAACCAACCAATCGGCCACGGCTTTAAAATATCAAAAAATCGGAAGATCACAAATACCGCTAAGACCCATAGCCAGGAAACGACGGGCATAAAAAATAGCGCAATCCACATACCGACAAATTCATCCCAAACCACACTACCCGGATCTGCTTTACCGATATGATCGGCGGTTTTTTGGCAAATCCAGCATCCAAAGATAGTGGCAACAATCACAATCAACCAATAATAAAGTGGTGCGATATCATGAAAAAGCCACCAAATAGGGATTGCGGCAATCGACCCCATAGTACCCGGCATCACCGGTGATAACCCGCTACCAAAACCCACTGCTAATAAGTGGACTGGATTGGTTAATTTAACTTTTTTATATTCTTGAGTTTTCATAACAATTTACAATAAAATTGAGACAGTGTTGATAGGAGTTGCTAATCAAATAGACTCGCAATAGTTTTGATTAGCATAATCGATCTAAGCAAGAAAAGCACGTAGAATAAATAGACTGCTTAAGCTCAAACGCTCATAATAAAACAGAGATATAACAACAAAAATAAACCACGCAGAGTCAACCAAATAGTAGCTATTTATGCTTACTATACAATTAGGCCTTAGGTAATTTTAGTATAACATCAGTTAGCACCCGCAACGGCTTCTTTGGCTAGCGCTGTGATACCAGCGAAATCTTTTTTCTTGATTAAATCAGTTGGCACAAACCAGGACCCCCCCACACAAAGGACATTGTTTAAGGCTAAGTAATCACGATAATTGTTAAGATTAATACCGCCAGTTGGGCAGAATTTGGCATCAGGAATCGGTCCAGCAAAAACTTTCAGTGCTGCAACACCACCATTGACTTCGGCCGGAAAAAATTTAAACGCGCTTAATCCCGCCTCTCTGGCTGTCATCAGTTCGCTGATAGTGGCTATACCGGGGATCACAGGGATAGATCCGGCAACAGCTGCGGTTAATATTGCCGGCGTCAATCCTGGGGTTATAATGAATTCAACCCCCGCCTCAGTCACCGCTTTAAGCTGATCGACCGACGTCACCGTTCCGGCGCCGACTACCGCATCAGGCACTTCAGCAATGATTTTTTTAATGGCTTCAAGGGCGCAGGCTGTGCGTAAAGTCACTTCCAAAACCCTGACGCCACCAGCAATTAATGCTTTGGCTAACGGCACTGCATCGTCAATATTTTCAATTACAATCACCGGAATGACTGGGCCAAGAGAGAGAATCTCTTCTGCTGATTTTTTCCAATTTTTCATACCATATCACCTTTATAATCAATAAAAATATTTTATCTCATTTACCTATGATACGTAGAGAAACCGATCCTCAGAACAATCCTTTGAATGATTAACGCACGCACCATCAACAACATGTTTCATTACATTTAAATCAACATACAGATAACTTTTTATTTCATCGGCTTATTTAAGCGATAAAAGGAGTACTTAAATTAAATTGGCTCTTTTTAACCCTTTCGCAATACCATCATTATTATTATCATCAGTAATAAATGTCGCCAATGCTTTAATCGGATCAACACTATTTTTCATCGCAATAGGATGATCGACCACTTTAAACATCTCAATATCGTTCAAACCATCACCAAAAGCATAAGTGGGTATGCCTTGGAAACCTTGAGTCTGGATTAATTGCGTAATACCATATCCTTTAGAGCCACCCTGATTAAACACATCCACGCAATAAGGTGTGTTACGAATAAAATTTAACTCAGGAAAAGCGGCTCGATAAATATCTTCACCCTGTTGGCAAAAAAGCAATAACATCTGAATCGCCGAGGTTTGATGAATATAATTATCAATAGCCGGTATTGGCTGTTTTAAATAATCATATAAATGCTGTGTAGATAAACTATGATCGGAAACCCGCATAACCGCTTCATTATAATAAGCTAAAGGAATATTCTGCTGAGCAGAAAATAGCTTTACGCGTTCAATCAAGGCGCTATCGATATCATTGGAGAAAATCTTTTCACCCTGATAGACGACATACTGACCATTCATTGCAATAATAGAATCTATGCCTGTTTGCTGCATAATTGATTCAACTTCGCACACAGTTCTGCCAGTCGATAGCATCGGGATAATGTTATTTTTATGTAATTGATTAATGGCATCAATCGAGCTTTTTAAAACTTCTACCTGGCTATTGAGTAAGGTTCCATCTAAATCAAAAAAAACAATTGCCTCAGGTTTTTGCATGTGATTACCTAAATTAGTATTATTATCAATGAGCTTATCTGAAAAATATCATTATAAACTCAGTACTTCTTTTACAAATGGAATCGTCAATTTTCTTTTTTCAGTGATCGTGGCAATATCTAATTTTTCTAAGGCCATACAGAGCGATCGCATGTCACGATTGAGGCGTTTTAACAGAAAAATGGCCACTTCATCTGACATTTCAAAGCCCCTTAATCGTGCTCTAAGCTGTAAAGCTAATAGTTTATCTTCATCACTTAATTCAATTACTTGATAAACTTGTCCCCAAGCTAATCGAGAAACGAGATCGGCCAGAGAAAATCCTATTTGCATCGGTGCAGAGTGACTGGTGATTAATAGACAAGTCTGCTGCTTTTCATATAATCGGTTAAAGAGATCAAAAATGGCTTCTTCCCATAATTGATTACCTTCAATGGCATCAATGTTATCTAAACAGACGAGATCATAGTACTCTAAACCATCTAATACTTCATGAGAAAAACTCTCATACTGTTCAAGTGGAATATAACAGACGGTTTTAGACTGATTAGCCAGCTCACTACAGGAAGCATGTAACAGATGGGTTTTTCCGGCAAAAGGGTTAGACCAAAAATAGATCAATTGAAAACCCTCGCCACTCAAAGCAATATTTAAAGCTTCTACCAATAATTGATTTTTACCAGTATAGAAACTAGCAAAGGTCTCATCATCAGGTAAAGAAACAGGCAGTGGAAGTTGCCGAGAATAATTCAGAATAGCCTCATTATTTTTGTCAGATAAATATTTATAACTCAGTATAAATTCTGTTTGTTAAAAATCAACAAGTATAGTTATTCTATCGATAGATTATTGAGACAAAAAAAGCGTTAATCCGCTCATTTTTAGCAGGATAGCGATGGTTATTTAATGAGTTTATAACGATTAAAGATGAAAAGAAGACGATGATATACTTTTTCATCGTCTTCATCTTCAGATGATAATCACTGTTTAAATGATTTTATGCCTGTGCTTTCGGTTGTGGTAGGATCAGATTTAAGATAATCGCCAGTATGCCGCATAAACTGATGCCTTCAAGAACATAAGAGCCAAAATTAAATACCATGCCGCCAATACCAAATACCAGTACTAATGACACAATACACATATTACGTGAAACCGATAAATCAACTTTATGTTTGATTAAAATATTAATACCCACAGAGGCGATTGAGCCAAATAGTAATACCATAATACCGCCCATAACCACTGATGGAATAGAGGCTAAAAAGGCCCCAACTTTACCGATAAATGACATTAAGATAGCCCACACTGCGGCCCAAGTCATCACGCGAGTTTTAAAGTTACGCGTTAAAGTTACCGCACCAATCACTTCCGCATAAGTAATACACGGTGGTCCACCTAAAAACCCTGCCGCTGAAGTGGCAAGACCATCACCCAGCAACGTTCTTTGTAAACCCGGGTTTTTAGTATAGTCCTTACCGGTTACAGAACTGATCGCCATAATATCACCAACATGTTCAATAGTTGGCGCAATAACAATCGGAATCATATAGAGTACAGCTTGCCACTTAAATTCAGGGAAAGTAAAATCAGGCACGGTAAACCAAGGTGCATTAATCACGGATTGAAAATCAACAATACCGAACAGGCAAGATAAAATATAACCCACGGCAATACCGGCAATAATAGGAATCAGTTTAAAAAACCCCTTCGCCCAAATCGCAAAGATTAAAGTTGTGACTAACGATGACATTGAAATAATCAATAATTTATAGTTCACGATGGGTAACTGAAGATCACTACCCATGGCCATTCCTACTGCAACAGGGGCTAATGATAAGCCAATAACCATAATGATTGGACCTGTTACTACTGGCGGTAAAATTCGTGCAATGACATGATTGCCATTGATTTTGACCAGTAAAGCAAACAACATAAACACAAAACCAGCAGCCACAATGCCACCTAATGTGGCGGGTATTCCCCATTGAGCAACACCATAAGAAATGGGTGCGATAAAGGCAAATGAAGAGGCTAAGAAAACGGGTACTTTACCTTTAGTGGTTAATTGAAAAATAAGTGTGCCTAAACCAGCGGTAAACAGAGCAACATTAGGATTAAGACCGGTTAATAAGGGGACTAATACTAAAGCGCCAAAGGCCACAAATAACATTTGTGCCCCTGTGAAAATATCTTGCCAGGCATGATGATTAGTTGGAACTGCAATATGACCATTAGAACTCATCGCTATACTCTCTTCTTTATTCTATTATTAATAATGTAAACATCAAGCATAAAAAAACCGGCTTATTTGCCGGTCTAAAAATTGAGATTATTTGGTACCGAAAATCTTATCCCCGGCATCGCCTAAACCGGGTATTATATACCCTTGCGCATTGAGCCGCTCATCTATTGAGGCAGTATATAACTCAACGTCTGGATGTGCTTTTTCTAAAGCAGCAATCCCTTCTGGCG
Protein-coding regions in this window:
- a CDS encoding uracil-xanthine permease family protein produces the protein MSSNGHIAVPTNHHAWQDIFTGAQMLFVAFGALVLVPLLTGLNPNVALFTAGLGTLIFQLTTKGKVPVFLASSFAFIAPISYGVAQWGIPATLGGIVAAGFVFMLFALLVKINGNHVIARILPPVVTGPIIMVIGLSLAPVAVGMAMGSDLQLPIVNYKLLIISMSSLVTTLIFAIWAKGFFKLIPIIAGIAVGYILSCLFGIVDFQSVINAPWFTVPDFTFPEFKWQAVLYMIPIVIAPTIEHVGDIMAISSVTGKDYTKNPGLQRTLLGDGLATSAAGFLGGPPCITYAEVIGAVTLTRNFKTRVMTWAAVWAILMSFIGKVGAFLASIPSVVMGGIMVLLFGSIASVGINILIKHKVDLSVSRNMCIVSLVLVFGIGGMVFNFGSYVLEGISLCGILAIILNLILPQPKAQA